A stretch of DNA from Sphingomonas ginkgonis:
GAACGCTTCACGCGGAACTGCGCGGACCGTGAACGCCATGCGGGCGTGCTCCAGCCCGCAGAACTCCATGCACTGGCCGCGGTAGATGCCGGGGGTGTCGGCTTGGAACCAGGTCGAGTTGGTGTGGCCCGGGATCATGTCCATCTTGCCAGCAAGCTTGGGCACCCAAAAACTGTGGATGACGTCGGCCGACATCAGCTTGAGTCGAACCGGCACGCCAACCGGGATTACGATGTCATCTGCCGTCAGCAGGTCGCCGGCCGGCTCCGGCGTCCGATACCGAACCTCCCACCACCATCGGTGACCGGTGATCTCGAGCGTGACCGGAGACGATCCCTGCTGCTCTGCCACTGCACGGGTTGTGACCAGGGTCCACACCGCCATCGCGACAAAGATCGGAAAGGTCAGGCCGGTGCCCCACCAGATCCAGGGCAGCCCGCCGCCATGTCCCTTGACACCATCGCCCTCCCGCTTCGCCTTGCGCCGACCATTCACGATTGCGGCCGCGAGCAGGAGGCCGGTCACCAACGAGCCGACCACCGCGATCAGCGTAAGCCCAACGGCAATCGACTGCAACGGACGCGCGGCGGGTCCGGCAGCCCCCTCGAGATAGCCGAGCGGGTGTGAGGCGCAACCCGACAGCAGCGCCAACGCGAGCGATAGGCCCGCGGCTCTCATTGCCCTTCGATCGCGAAGCCACCGTCCGCGGTGCCGGGTGTCGCCTTGCTAGGCGACCGCGCGGCGAAGTCGCCCTGAAGATCGCGCTGGTATCCTTCAGGCGAAATGCCGCCGCCGAGCGACGAGACGTATGCAGTCAGCTGCCAGAGAGATCGCGGCGGCAGCGACCGCCCCCAGGCGGGCATGCCTTGCGGCCTTCCTTCGACCAGAGTCTTGTAAATGCGGACCGGCGTGCCGCCGTAGCGCCAATAGCCATCGTTCAGCGCCGGCCCCATGCCGCCCTCTCCCTTGAAGCCGTGGCAGTAGGCGCAATTCATCCGCGTATAGAGCTTACGGCCTGCCGCGATCGCCGACGGATCGTCGCCGAGCGGGTTCACCATGGCTTCGGGGTAGGTGACACTACGGCCACCGGCCACGTCGCCAAGCGGCACGCCGGCGGCCTCCGGATCAGCGCCGACCGTGCGGGCGATCCGCTGCTGGATTCCTTGCTGGCGCGAACTGATCGCCCAAGCAGAGGCGACCGCTCCGATCAGCGCCGCACCCGCCGCGATCAGCGCCACACCCCCAGCCTTCATCGTGCCCGTCCCTGCCGGGCGGCGGCAGCGGCACCCTGGATCCCGTCGAGCGAAAAAACATACAACGTCGAACCGCGAGCCGGGAAGCCGGGCCGCCCGGTCTGGAGCATGGCGACGCCCCCGGCGCCGCTCGGCACGGCAATATACTGCCTGCCGTCCGGCCCGAGGTAGGAGGTAATCTGGCCAGTGATCCCGGATGACAATTTCTGCTGCCAGAGCAGCTTGCCGTTGTATGCGTCAACGGCCCGGAGCCAGCCGTCGGTGGTGCCATAGAAGACGAGGTCACCTGCTGTGGTGAGTGGCCCCATCAGCACCATGAACTTTTCAGTCCGCTTCCACGCCAATCGTCCATGCACCGGGTCCCAGGCGAGGAACGCTCCCCAGTCTCCGTTTGCGCCGTCCGCCGAGTAGCGTGTCGTTTCCATCCCGTCGTACGGAGTGCCGGGGATGTACGCGACCTTGTGGTCGGTCAGGTCCATGCACAGGTTGAAGATGCCGACGTAGATCAGACCGCTGCGCGGTGAGAACGCCGGCGGTTGCCAGTCTTTCTGACCCACGTCAGGCGGGCAGATCCGCTCCACCTTGATTTCGGGCTTTGGCTCCTTGGCGGGATCGACGATCGGGCGCATCGTGCGTCGGTCGATCCCTCTGGACCAGTTTTGTAGCGCGAAGTTGTCTGCTTTCAGCACTTCACCGGTCGCACGGTCCAGGACGTAGGCGTAGGTGTTGCGATCAAAGTGGACGACCGTCTTCCGCATCCGCCCGTTGACCGGCATGTTGAGCAGCATTTGCTCATTGACGCCGTCGTAGTCCCACTGGTCGTGAGGAGTGTATTGATAGAACCAGACCGCCTCGCCGGTGTCTGCATCACGCGCGAATACGCCGCTCGTCCAGAGATTGTCGCCGGGACGCTGCGCCGGCACTCGGGGTCCGGGATTGGACGTCCCATAGAAGATCAGGTTGAGCTCAGGGTCGTAGGAGATGAAGCCCCAGACCGACCCGGCACCCTGCTTCCACATGCCAGGCGGCCAGCTCTTCACCCCCCGGTCCTTGCCACGGTACTGAGGATAGAAGGGCTTGAAACGCGGACCGATCTTGACGTCCTTGTCGGGACCTACCGAGTGCGCTCGCCAGAGTTCCTTACCTGTCTCGACGTCAAGGGCAGCAACCCAGCCATCCACGCCAAGCTCACCGCCTGAATTGCCGACGTAGATCTTATCCTTCACCGCGAAGGCCGCCATCGTCATCGTGATGCCGTCCTCAACGTTTGCCATCTTGGTACGCCACACCTGCTTGCCGGTCTTGGCATCGACCGCGACTACGTGGTCGTCGAGCAGGTTGTAGATCAGCTTGCCGTGCGAATAGACCCATCCGCGCAGCACCGGATCGCAGCAGGCTTTCCCGATTGCCACCGGGCTGGGCTGAGGATCAAACACCCACTTGATGGGAGCGCCGGGCTTGCTGAGGTCGAGCGCGAAGGCGCGGTTTGGGTATGGCGCGACCATGTACATCGTGTCGCCGACTACCAACGGTGCACCTTCGTGCCCGTGTAGCGCACCGTCCGAGAAGGTCCACGCCATCCGGAGGCGGCCTACATTGCCACGGTCGATCTGCGCCAGCGGGCTGTAGTGGGTATTAGCGTAGTCGCGCGCTGGGCTCGTCCATTCGCCGGGAGGTGAATTTGGCGCCGGATCATAAGTTATACCATAGGCCGCGGGAGTCGGAGCAACCCTACTGCTCTCCGCCTCATGGGTCGCGGTCTTCGAACACCCTTGCACTGTCAGAAGGGCGCAGATTGCCAACATTCGTGGCGCGGGGGTCAATCGCCAGTGATTTCCTGAAAGGCTACCCCCAGCCCTACATTCTGCCTGCCTCGACAAGCTTTCAGCCTTTGGTACTGTACTCGTCGTGGCGGCAAACATTAATACGTCTCCAGCCCGGAGCGGCCACGTAGCTCCGCTGAATCGACGACGCACCAACATAGGACACTCGGCGCCCCGTATTCGCGTTTTCAGCCGCATCCATCTCGGCGCCACCTACAACGAGCAGCTACTTGCTGAACGAGCGTCCGCTTACCGGCGATTTTGTGAAGTAATACAGCGTTTGCACGTAGCGCTAAGCAGACCTTCGGCTCCTCCTGAACGGGCGTCGGCTTTCCCCCGTGCTCACCCAAAAGCAGTCGGTCCGCTAACCACCAGGCGCAGGCGTTCGGGGGAAGCCGGCTCGAGCGGCTACAAGTGGCCGGAAGCGGATCGTCCGCTTCTCGACGCCACGGCGCCCTTCCAGCCATTCGTTCAGCTTGGCCGCGAGCGACCGCTTTCGACCCGTTGCGGACATTCATTTTGGCTGGCTAAGTTGTGCTCGCTGGCAAGCGGGGGCGAGATGAACCGTTTCATGATCGTGGGCCAGCCAGGCGCTGGCAAGAGCACGTTGGCCGCCCAGCTTGGTCGGCGGACGGGGTTGCCCGTGGTCCACATCGACAAGATTCATTGGCAGCCCGGATGGGTCGAACGCAGCAAGAACGAAAAAACTAGGCTCTGCTTGGATGTAAAGCAGAAGGAACGATGGATCTTCGAAGGAGGGCACTCGGCTACGTGGCCCTCCCGTCTGCGGCGGGCCGATATGCTGGTCTGGCTCGACTTCCCGGTGACTCTTAGAATGTGGCGCATAACGAGGCGAGCCATGTCTGGGCGAGGCAGAACTCGCCCGGACATGCGGACGGATGCCCCGAGCGCTTGCGACTGTTACCGGACTTTCTAGTGTTTACCTGGAGAACGCGAAGGTCGGTACGGCAAAGGCTATAGCAACTCGTGAGTGGGGCTCCCGATTCCTGCAGAGTGATCTGCCTTCGCTCCGACGCTGTCCCTTCACGATGAAGAAGCAACTGCCGACGAGACGGCCAGAATGGCTGCCGCAGACGGGCTGCGGGGACAGGCCGCCGCATGGTGCTGTCAGACTAAGTCGCACTTGTCTCCGATTGACGAGGCTTAGTCTTTGAGACGTCGGGTCAGGCGATCAGCGACTGCCACTCGGCGAGGGAAGCCGAGCGGCGGAGCTTGTAGGTGGTGCGATCGACGAAGTGACGTTCGGAGTTGAAGTGGTTGTGGACGTTGGCGTGAACCGAGGCGAATTTTTGCAAGCTCGCCATTCGTCGGAACCGAAGCATTGCCCGCTCCCGTCGTCGGAAGCTCAGGTGGCTGTTCTCGACCCGGTTGTTTGCCCAGCGTCCGACCTCCTGCTTCTCGGTGTTGCCAAGCTCGGTCATGGCTGCCTTGTACGAGCGAAGCCCGTCAGTGGTGATCGCCTCGGGTGACCCATGGCGCTTCAGCGCTTTCTTCATGAAACGGAGCGCCGCGCCTTTGTCCCGCTCTCTGGTGACGAAGCTTTCAAGCACCTCGCCTTCGTGATCCACGGCGCGCCAGAGATAGCGCATCTCGCCGTTCACCTTCACGTACATTTCGTCCAGATGCCAACGCCAGTGGCGGAAGCCGCGCATGCGGCTGACCCGCTGCCGGCGGATGTCGGCGGCAAACAGCGGGCCGAACCGGTTCCACCAGTGGCGCACGGTCTCGTAGCTGATGTCGATGCCTCGCTCGGCCAGCAGGTCTTCGACGTTTCGAAGGCTGAGCGGGTACTTTACGTACAGCATCACCGCCAAGCGGATCACCTCGGGCGAGCTGTTGAAGTAGCGAAACGGGCTGGCGGGGACGCGGCGACGAGGCATGACGCCTCCCCCTACCCCCACCGTCTTACCGACCGGTGCATTTGCTCTGACAATGCCGTTTGACAAGATCCCCGCTTCGGGCTGCTCCGATCATTTCGCGACGACACGAATTCGGCATTGGGAAATGCGGCGTTATCGAGCTTGGCTCGTTTTTTGGGTCATGACACCATTCAAAAATCCTTCTTTCCAGGACCGCGCAGGCCAAGCCGCGGCCGAGAAGATCAAGGCGTTGGCGCAACTTCGGCGCAGGCCGGAGCCTGATGAAGAGTCAGTCGTCCGAACAAAGGCCGCCGCCGAGCGGCGGGAGGCACTTCGGGCGGGTAACGCGGCAAGGAAAAGGAAGGAAGCGGAAGAGGCTGCTGAAGAGGCAACTGCGGCGAAGACCGAAGCTGTCCGCAAGGCCGCTGAGCCAGTGCCGACTGAGGCCGAGCGGAAAGCACAACGGGACCTTCGTTATGCAGCCCGGCAGACCCGCAAGAAGAATTGACCTACTCACTTGCCGTTGATTGAAAGATCGGCGGAACGCCGCATGGTCGCCGGCCGTATAGACATCATGCTTCCCTAATCAGCCCGTTTTCCCGCCCATCCGGCGCAGGAAGACTTACGCACGCTTCTGCGACACCATGTGTCTGCTTCCGATTTTCCGTGCGTCGGAGCCAAGGCGGCGGCGGCCAAGGGGACGCTCGAGGTACTGTCGTGCCGCGCCATCGATTCTGCGTGGGACGATGTCCGGATACACGACCGACTGCTCGGCTAGGCCAAGACCTATCGGGCCGCGCCAACGCTGTTCCGCAGCCTCCCAGTCATATTCGAGGTCCAGACGAGCTTAGAGAGGCCGAATTCGAGCAAGCCTTATGGCAACGCGTTCAATCACTGTCGGACAAGGACGTCTGGCGGGGCCAGCAGTACGACCTCCGGGTCAGCCGCAACCCGCAGGACGACCATTTTTCGCTTAGCTTCGGCGGAGAAGCCTTTTTCGTCGTCGGCCTGCACCCGCACGCGAGCAGGCCCGCGCGCCGTTTTGCGCGCCCAACGATGGTGTTCAACCTGCACAATCAGTTCGAGCAGCTTCGCGCAGCGGGCAAATATGAGGGAATGCGCGAGACGATCATGTCACGCGACAAGGCCGTTGCAGGGAGCCGGAATCCAATGCTCGCGCGACATGGCAAGATGAGCGAGGCGCGGCAATATTCCGGTCGCGTGGTCGATGATAGCTGGAGATGCCCGTTTCAATATTCGGGCATCGAATGAGCAAGATTCTGGCCATCACCGAGCGAAGCGACGGCCTTCAGCCTCCCAGACGGCGCGACGTTGAGTGTAATCGACCCGAAGGGCGAGCAAGTCGCGGATCTCCTGGCGTTCAATGCCAAGGATTTGGGCGAGGTCATTTCGTCCGGTCGCTCGCTGGATTATGCCGAGACCATCAACCTGACCGCCGGACACAAGCTTTATTGGAACCGCAGCCGCGTGATGCTCGACATCGTCGCCGACACCGTCGGCCGACACGATTTTCTGCTGACCCCATGTTCGGAGGATACGTTCCGGCACTTCTATCCAGATTTGCTTGTCCATCGTGGATGCTTCGGCAATCTCGTCGAGGCGCTTGCTCCTTTCGGTGTGACCCCCGACATGATTCCGACCGCCTTCAACTGTTTCATGAACGTGTCGGTCGATGGAACGACGGGCAAGTTCGCCGTTCTTCCGCCCACCAGCACGGCGGGCGACAGCATCACCTTCCGCGCGAATATGGATCTCGTCATCGGTCTCACCGCCTGTTCGGCGCCCGCATCGAACGGAGGGACGTTCAAGCCGATCCACTATTCGATCGAACGATGACGCCCGCCCAGCGACCGACTTTCGCCAGATCCTCTTCTAGCCGGTACTGACGACGGCGGAATGGCCAGACGCGAACGTGCCGCAAGCGAACGATCGGCACTTCTCATTTTCGCGTGCGTTATCTGAGGGTTCCCGCTCACCTTTGCTTGCCGACGACTCCCTCCCGGAGGCAGATGGCGCGCTTACCGTTCTTCCGATTGGATAAGTGTTTGAGTTTACCTCCGGCGCAAACTGTTTTCGCGCATCGTACACGACGAAGCAGAACCGCTGCTTTGGCGCCGCTCATGCGGCCCAGCGATGGTCGAGCGTTGATGGAACTTGCCTTAAGCGTGGTTCCCTTCGCTTTGCTCTGGCTTGTGATGGTGCGACTGGTGGATTCCCACTATGGCCTCGTCCTGATCCTTGCCGTTCCAGCCGCAGGATTTCTGATTCGCCTGTTCCTGATCCAGCACGACTGCGGCCACGGCTCTTTCTTCGTCAAACGCCGAGCCAACGAATGGATCGGTCGCTGCGCGGGTGTTCTCACCTTGAGCCCCTATGCTTACTGGCGACGAGTTCACTCGATGCATCACGCCGGCACAGGAAATCTCGATCGTCGCGGAATCGGCGATGTCGACACGCTGACGTTGCGCGAGTTCCATCAGATGGGTTCTTGGCGCCGGCTGCGATATCGCGTTTACCGCAATCCTGTCATCCTCTTCGGACTCGGTCCGGTGTGGCTGTTCCTCATCCAATATCGTCTTCCGGTTGGATTGATGCGCAACGGCTGGCGCCCTTGGCTGAGCGCGATGGGCAACAATTGCGCAATCGGAACGCTCTACGCCGCGATGATTCTGGCGGTTGGATTACGTACCTTTCTGCTGGTGCAGGGACCCATCTTATTGCTCGCATCAACGGTCGGCGTCTGGTTGTTTTATATTCAGCACCAGTTCGAGCAGACCCAGTGGCGGCACGCCGAAGAGTGGACGTTCGAGGAAGCCGCGCTGCTGGGAAGCTCTCACTATACACTTCCCGTGTTGCTCCAGTGGTTCACCGCGAACGTCGGCATCCACCACTTGCATCACTTGCACAGTACCATCCCCTTTTATCGGCTTCCCGCGGCACTGAAGATGACCCCCGAGCTTTCGAGGATCAATCGCCTGACGTTTCGGGATAGTCTGCGCTCCGTGAACCTCGTGCTCTGGGACGAGTCAGCAAGTCGCCTGGTCACCTTTCGTGAAGCTCGACGGGTAAACGGCTTGCAGCAAGGCGGATCCGGCAATGATTGAGCGGTGGAAGTCCGATCCCGACGGTAGCGTCGAGCAGTTGGCGGAGTTGCAACGCGAGCATGACTGCTCGACAGGCCTGATGCAGAGGCTCGCCAATCGTCTGACGACGGAGCTTGGACGCCCGGCAACGGTTTCGGTCGTAATCCTGACGATTGCATTCTGGAGCGGGGCCAATCTTGCGGCGCAGAAGCTCGGGCTTCAGGCGGTTGAGAAACTTCCCTTCCCGGACCTCGGGATTGTTGTCGCTGTCGTGGCCTTGATCGTGGCACTCCTGATCCTCACCACTCAGGAGCACCGAAATCAGCTCGCCGAGAGTCAACTGCAACTGACAGTGGAGATCGCCCTGATGAGCGAACGGAAGGTCGCGAAGATAATCGCTTTGCTGGAAGAAGCTAGACGAGAGGACCCGGCGCTAAGGTCGAGGATCGATCCCGAAGCCGAAGCGATGGCCGTTGCGGGGAAACATCATGTCGCTGGGGGAGATGACCCAGACTTGCCGACGACCGGGAACGACACAGGGGACTAGGATCAGCCGGACGACAACCGGTCGGCAAGCGCGCGGGGGGCGGTGACCTAACCCTCCCCGGCTGGCCGATCGCGCGACGTGTCCCGCTTGGGCGGTCGTCGCGTATTCTTCCGGATGAACTCTTCGCCCTCGCGCATCGTCGCGACCGGGTGCTCGGTTGGCGGCGCGCCGTCGTGCTCGAGGACAACCTTGTAGGAGGATCCTTTGCCATATGCCTTGACGATCCGACCCGCGGTGGCGTTTCCGTGCGATCCGCTCGAGGACCCATGCGCCTGTTCGGCCGAGCCGTCTCCACGAGACTGAGCCGCATCTAAGTCGGTCGAATCACGATCGCACATTTGCTAACTCCCGCCTCCGGCGCACGGATTTCCAGACACGAAACCCTGCTTCGCCCACGCGACATGGGTGGGCTTGTGGAAAGAACAATATCGATCACTGCGATCGCCGACGGTTCGGAAGCGAAAACGACGACCGACGTTTGTCCCGGGACGCGCCCACTCGGTCGACTGGCGGCCGCCAATCAGCTAGGGTGCAGAGCTATACACCCGAGCTGCCAGGCGGATCACCTTGGGTAAGC
This window harbors:
- the coxB gene encoding cytochrome c oxidase subunit II, with translation MALLSGCASHPLGYLEGAAGPAARPLQSIAVGLTLIAVVGSLVTGLLLAAAIVNGRRKAKREGDGVKGHGGGLPWIWWGTGLTFPIFVAMAVWTLVTTRAVAEQQGSSPVTLEITGHRWWWEVRYRTPEPAGDLLTADDIVIPVGVPVRLKLMSADVIHSFWVPKLAGKMDMIPGHTNSTWFQADTPGIYRGQCMEFCGLEHARMAFTVRAVPREAFLQWYARNLAPAAAAAQQALFTARCGLCHAVRGTSAGGLVGPDLTHVASRPTLAAGTLPMTLPALDLWLHDTQGVKPGSYMPQVPLSDTERKAIVTYLAGLK
- a CDS encoding c-type cytochrome, encoding MALIAAGAALIGAVASAWAISSRQQGIQQRIARTVGADPEAAGVPLGDVAGGRSVTYPEAMVNPLGDDPSAIAAGRKLYTRMNCAYCHGFKGEGGMGPALNDGYWRYGGTPVRIYKTLVEGRPQGMPAWGRSLPPRSLWQLTAYVSSLGGGISPEGYQRDLQGDFAARSPSKATPGTADGGFAIEGQ
- a CDS encoding PQQ-dependent dehydrogenase, methanol/ethanol family, which codes for MRLKTRIRGAECPMLVRRRFSGATWPLRAGDVLMFAATTSTVPKAESLSRQAECRAGGSLSGNHWRLTPAPRMLAICALLTVQGCSKTATHEAESSRVAPTPAAYGITYDPAPNSPPGEWTSPARDYANTHYSPLAQIDRGNVGRLRMAWTFSDGALHGHEGAPLVVGDTMYMVAPYPNRAFALDLSKPGAPIKWVFDPQPSPVAIGKACCDPVLRGWVYSHGKLIYNLLDDHVVAVDAKTGKQVWRTKMANVEDGITMTMAAFAVKDKIYVGNSGGELGVDGWVAALDVETGKELWRAHSVGPDKDVKIGPRFKPFYPQYRGKDRGVKSWPPGMWKQGAGSVWGFISYDPELNLIFYGTSNPGPRVPAQRPGDNLWTSGVFARDADTGEAVWFYQYTPHDQWDYDGVNEQMLLNMPVNGRMRKTVVHFDRNTYAYVLDRATGEVLKADNFALQNWSRGIDRRTMRPIVDPAKEPKPEIKVERICPPDVGQKDWQPPAFSPRSGLIYVGIFNLCMDLTDHKVAYIPGTPYDGMETTRYSADGANGDWGAFLAWDPVHGRLAWKRTEKFMVLMGPLTTAGDLVFYGTTDGWLRAVDAYNGKLLWQQKLSSGITGQITSYLGPDGRQYIAVPSGAGGVAMLQTGRPGFPARGSTLYVFSLDGIQGAAAAARQGRAR
- a CDS encoding IS6 family transposase; translated protein: MPRRRVPASPFRYFNSSPEVIRLAVMLYVKYPLSLRNVEDLLAERGIDISYETVRHWWNRFGPLFAADIRRQRVSRMRGFRHWRWHLDEMYVKVNGEMRYLWRAVDHEGEVLESFVTRERDKGAALRFMKKALKRHGSPEAITTDGLRSYKAAMTELGNTEKQEVGRWANNRVENSHLSFRRRERAMLRFRRMASLQKFASVHANVHNHFNSERHFVDRTTYKLRRSASLAEWQSLIA
- a CDS encoding DUF6481 family protein, whose amino-acid sequence is MPFDKIPASGCSDHFATTRIRHWEMRRYRAWLVFWVMTPFKNPSFQDRAGQAAAEKIKALAQLRRRPEPDEESVVRTKAAAERREALRAGNAARKRKEAEEAAEEATAAKTEAVRKAAEPVPTEAERKAQRDLRYAARQTRKKN
- a CDS encoding DUF1989 domain-containing protein codes for the protein MSVIDPKGEQVADLLAFNAKDLGEVISSGRSLDYAETINLTAGHKLYWNRSRVMLDIVADTVGRHDFLLTPCSEDTFRHFYPDLLVHRGCFGNLVEALAPFGVTPDMIPTAFNCFMNVSVDGTTGKFAVLPPTSTAGDSITFRANMDLVIGLTACSAPASNGGTFKPIHYSIER
- a CDS encoding fatty acid desaturase; this encodes MELALSVVPFALLWLVMVRLVDSHYGLVLILAVPAAGFLIRLFLIQHDCGHGSFFVKRRANEWIGRCAGVLTLSPYAYWRRVHSMHHAGTGNLDRRGIGDVDTLTLREFHQMGSWRRLRYRVYRNPVILFGLGPVWLFLIQYRLPVGLMRNGWRPWLSAMGNNCAIGTLYAAMILAVGLRTFLLVQGPILLLASTVGVWLFYIQHQFEQTQWRHAEEWTFEEAALLGSSHYTLPVLLQWFTANVGIHHLHHLHSTIPFYRLPAALKMTPELSRINRLTFRDSLRSVNLVLWDESASRLVTFREARRVNGLQQGGSGND
- a CDS encoding DUF1003 domain-containing protein, yielding MIERWKSDPDGSVEQLAELQREHDCSTGLMQRLANRLTTELGRPATVSVVILTIAFWSGANLAAQKLGLQAVEKLPFPDLGIVVAVVALIVALLILTTQEHRNQLAESQLQLTVEIALMSERKVAKIIALLEEARREDPALRSRIDPEAEAMAVAGKHHVAGGDDPDLPTTGNDTGD